AAATTCTACAGATTCTGAGCCTCACAATGTTCGAGAAAACCCCGTTGGATCAACTGCTTGCGGAAACTGTCACAAACGGATTTCAGCCGGTTTCAGACAATCAGCTGTTTTTGTTCGACTAACGTTGGGACACTAGTGATTCCTTATACATAATGACAGGCTCGATTTTCCTTAATGGGAGCGGCCATGTCAAGGAAGGGTGTTCGAAAAGAGCGTAAAGTAGCATCTGAGCGTATAGAGCGTATAGAGCGAAGAGAAAGAAGCGCCACGGTCCGATTGCGGCGGGAGGGGGGTTATGATAGTTTCAATAATATGTACGTGGGCATGATGAAAGTGGCGATATATGTTCCGCACGCCAATTCGTTGAAAGAAAAACGCAAGGTTGTGCGGAGCGTGAAAGACAGGGTGAAAGCCAGGTTCAACGTCTCCATCGCGGAGGTGGGGGCGCTTGACCTTTGGCAGCGCGCCGAGTTTGGCGTGGCGGTGGCGGCGGCGGACGCGGCGCACGCGGACAGCCAGTTGAGCGCCGTGCTAAACCTCATCACCTCCACGGCGGACGTTATCGAAGTGTCCACCGAGCTTGAGTGCAGATAGAAAGGGTATGAAGTGAAACGGTTTCACAGGGCCGACAGGGTGGGCGAGGAAACGCTGCGGGACCTGTCCCATATCATCCAGCGGGAGATGAAAGACCCGCGCCTTGGGTTTGTGTCCATAACGCGGGTGGAGATGGCAAAAGACCTGCGCCACGCCAACGTTTTCGTCTCCGTGTTCGGGCCGGAGAAGGACAAGCAAAAGACGATGGAGGCGCTCAAGAGCGGGGCCGGATTCATCCGCGGCCTTCTGGGCAAACGGCTGAACCTGCGGGCCACGCCGGAGCTTACGTTCCATCTGGACGACTCCATGGAGCACAGCGCCCGGATACAGGAATTGCTAAGGAAGGTGAAGAAGGAGGAAGAGCCAGAATGAAGAACATACATTTCACCAAGAGCTTAAGTACCACCGCAAAAAACCTTGAGCGGCGTTTTGACGAGAGCAAAAATGTGCTGGATTATTTCGACAATAACGCCGCCATTCGCCGGATAAACGCTAGAAGCGCGTCAGGTAACAAATCCGACAAGTTGCATCGTCGCAAATGCGACATTTGAAGTACATATTTTACTCTTTACCGCCAACTCCGGGTGTGCAATCATTACCCCGGCTTGAGGCGGAGGGCCGCCGGAAATAGTATAATCAGGTTTGATTTGTGGAGCTTTGCCGCCGATGAAAAACGGCTTGAAAATGGTCGTGCTCATAAAGCAGGTGCCGGACACCTCCAGCAAGGCGGGTGTGAACCCGGACGGCACCATAGACAGGGCGCGGGCCAAACGGATGATGAACCCGTTCGACAAGTTCGCGCTCCAGAAAGCCCTGGAGATGAAGCAGGCAGCCGGCGGGGGTGAGATCATCGTGGTCTCCATGGGCCCGCCCCCCGCAATAGAGGTGCTCAATGAAGCGCTGGAATTCGGGGCGGACAAAGGTTATCTGCTCACCGACAGGCGGCTCGCCGCGTCGGATACCCTGGCGACGGCCTATGCGCTTTACATGGTGGTAAAACATTTCGGCGAGGTGGACATCGTGTTCACCGGCCTGCAGACCACCGACGGGGACACCGCCCAGACCGGCCCGCAGATAGCCGAAAGGCTCGGCATTCCGCAGATCACATATTGCGAGAGGCTTGAATACCACGACGGCAAGGTGAAAGCCCGGCGGGTGGTTGAAGGTGGCATTCAGTGGCTTGAAACGCCGTTGCCGGCCCTTATCACCGTGGCCAACTCCGCCGCAAAGCTCGCCCACAAAAGATTCGTCAACGTCTTCCGGGTCAAGCAGCTTGTCCGCGACAAGGAAGAAATGGCCAAAAAAATATTTACGATCGGGCTGGACGACGTGGGGGCGGAAGCCTCGCGCGCGGGGCTTTTGGGCTCGCCCACCGTTGTGGGCAAAACGTGGAAACTAGGCGAGGTGGGCGGATCGTGCGTGGTGTTCTCCGGCGATTCGCCCAGGCACAACGTGGCGCACCTTTCCGGCAAACTGATCGAAGACAAACGCGGAATCGAGGAGCTGATAGCGTGAGCCAGTACGCCGACGTGATGGTGGTGGCCGACCAGTTGCAGGGAGACATGCAGCGCATCGCCCTGGAGCTGCTGGGCGCGGCCCGCGGCCTTGCCGAAAAGCTGGGGGTGAAGGTGCAGGCCCTGGTGATGGGCCACGAATTGGGGGACATGCCTCAAAGATTGATATGGAACGGGGCGGACGAAGTGTTCGTCGTGGACCAGCCGGAGTTGAAGGAATACACCACGCTGACATACCGGCGGGCGGTGATTTCCGTGTTAAAAACGCTGCCGAGGCCTCCTCATATAGTGCTGTGCGGCGCCACCACCATCGGGCGGGACCTGGCGCCGAGGATCGCCGCGTATTTTGAGACCGGGTTGACCGCCGATTGCACGGAGCTTGACATCGGCGACTATGAACATAAAGGGAAAGCCGACCCTGCCAAGGTGGGCACATACAACAATTGTCTTTACGCCATCCGCCCTTCCTTCGGTGAAAGCTTGAAGGCGCGCATCATCGGCCCGTGGAAAAATCCGCAAATGGCCACAGCGCGGGCGGGGGTGATGGTCCCCGTGGGGGAGGACACCACGCGCACAGGGAAAATAACAGCCGTGCCGGTGAGTTTCGAGCAGTCCGATTTCCGCGTGAAGGTGATCGAGACCGTGCGGGACATGTCCAAGACTGTGGACCTGACAAAGGCAAAGGTGATCGTAAGCGGCGGATTCGGGCTGGGGAGCGCGGACGGATTTTCCGTCGTGAGCGACCTTGCTTCGGCGTTCAAGGACTCGGCGGTGGGCTCTTCGCGCAAAGCGGTGGACGCAGGGTGGATCCCGTACGCCCACCAGGTGGGGCAGACCGGCAAGTCGGTCCGTCCGGAGCTTTATATCGCGCTGGGGATATCGGGCGCGATCCAGCACCGGGTGGGGATGAGCAACAGCCACACGATCATCGCCGTGAACAAGGACGAAAAGGCGCCGATTTTCCAGTTCGCCCATTACGGGATAGTGGGGGACCTGTACGATGTGGCCCCGATACTCAAAGAACAGCTTTCCAAGGCCATGAAGGCCGCCGGCAAGGAGGCTTAAGACGTGTCCAGGATAGAATATGACGTTCTTCTGGTAGGGGCAGGCCCCGCGAACATGGCGCTGGCCATGCGGCTTGTGGAACTGGCCAACGCACCCATCCGCATCGGCATATTGGACAAGGCCAAGGCGATTGGCGGGCATCTGCTCTCCGGCGCGGTCTCCAACCCAAGGGTGATATCAAAACTGTTCCCGGACTGGGACAAAGGGGAGTTCCCGCTGGAAGGGATATGCAAGCACAGTTATTTAAGTGTGCTCGGCTCGGAGCGGTGGGAAGATGTGCCCCGGCCGCTGATGCCCCCGTATTTCAAAAAAGAAGGCTACGCCATCATCAATATTTCCGAAATGGCGGCGTACATGGCCGGCAAAATCGCTGAAAAGGCCGCCGCCAAAGAGGGTGTCGTTGTGGACATGTTCCCGGGATTCCCGGCCCGCTCCATCCTTTTCGAAGGCGACAGGGTCGTGGGGGTGAAGGTGGACAACACCGGCTCCGCCGCCGAGGACAATCTTTACGCGAAAGTCACCGTTTTCGGCGAGAAGGGTTTTGTTTCGCGCGACCTGATAGAAAAATTCAACCTCCGCAAGAATGGGCAGACTTACGCCGTGGGGGTAAAGGAAGTGTGGGAAACGGCGCAAAGCTACGAAGGCGAGGTGTGGCACACCTTGGGCTATCCGCTGGCGGCGGGGCATCTTGGCGGCGGCTTCATTTACGGGTGCAAGGGGAACAAGCTCATCATCGGCATGGTGATGGGGGCCGATTTCCCGGATCCGAACATCCGCCCGCCACAGGTTTTGCAGGAGTTAAAAAAGCACCCTTCGGTCCAGAAAATGATCAAGGGGGGGAAAATCATAAAATACGGCGCGTCCATTTTGCCGGAGGGGGGATATTACTCGCTCCCGGAAAAGTTCGCGGTGGACGGGGCGATGCTTGTGGGTGACGCGCTCGGCGTGCTGGACGTGAAGCGCTTCTCCGGGGTGGACAAGGCGATGGAGAGCGGGTATCTGGCCGCGGAAACCTTGTGGGAAGCGGTGAAGAAAGGTGACACTTCCGCCGCGGCGATGGCGCCGTTCAAGAAGAACCTTCTGGGCGGATGGGTGGGCAAGGAGCTATTCGACGCCCGCTATTTCCGCAAGACGTTCCATGAATATCCCCAGCTTCTCGGCTCGTTCGTGCCAAAGTTGCTGGACAAGATTGACGGCGGGGCCGGAGTGATCGGCGCCGCTATCGTCACTGGCCTTCTGGACCCGTTTGGATCGCTAAAGCTTATCGGGGCCAGGACGATGATAGAAAATCCCGGCGACATGGGGCCGGTGTCGTACAAGAATGACAGAAGCTATACCGTTCCGGCGTACACCGCCGGAAAACGCCCCGTTCCGGCCGGGTTTGACGAAACGACGATCTACTCCACTGCGGACGTGGTGTTCTACGCGCACACCCATTACGAAGAGGACAACCGCCATATAGACGAGTTCGACACGCAGGTGTGCCTTAAGTGCATAGCGCTTTACGACTCCCACGGAAAGGACACCCCATGCGTGGGAGACTGCACCGCCGAGGTCCACCAGACATTGACTAAAGAGGGGGTCCGCCGCCACGCCATGGCGCTGGAGAACTGCGTGCAATGCACCACCTGCGAGATCGTATGCCCATACGTGAACCTGCGGGTGAACGCCGCCTTCCACGGTTACGGACCTGATTTTACTGGTATGTAATCCCTTCGGCGGGCAGGAAACGCCCCGCCGCCACGCTCCAATCCAACTTCAAACACTCACACCCTTTCCGGCGCCCCTTGCCGTAAGCCTCCTGTAAGTAATTAATAAATAAGCAGTTTCGGCGATTTTTGCGTCAAGTATTTCATCCTTCTTCCGATGAGTAATTACTGTGATGGAAAACACTTAAGAAAAGGAGCAAGCAATGCACTCAAATTTCAACGCCGTCGGGACTCAGGGGGCA
This region of Nitrospinota bacterium genomic DNA includes:
- a CDS encoding DUF503 domain-containing protein; this encodes MKVAIYVPHANSLKEKRKVVRSVKDRVKARFNVSIAEVGALDLWQRAEFGVAVAAADAAHADSQLSAVLNLITSTADVIEVSTELECR
- the rbfA gene encoding 30S ribosome-binding factor RbfA codes for the protein MKRFHRADRVGEETLRDLSHIIQREMKDPRLGFVSITRVEMAKDLRHANVFVSVFGPEKDKQKTMEALKSGAGFIRGLLGKRLNLRATPELTFHLDDSMEHSARIQELLRKVKKEEEPE
- a CDS encoding electron transfer flavoprotein subunit beta/FixA family protein, whose protein sequence is MKMVVLIKQVPDTSSKAGVNPDGTIDRARAKRMMNPFDKFALQKALEMKQAAGGGEIIVVSMGPPPAIEVLNEALEFGADKGYLLTDRRLAASDTLATAYALYMVVKHFGEVDIVFTGLQTTDGDTAQTGPQIAERLGIPQITYCERLEYHDGKVKARRVVEGGIQWLETPLPALITVANSAAKLAHKRFVNVFRVKQLVRDKEEMAKKIFTIGLDDVGAEASRAGLLGSPTVVGKTWKLGEVGGSCVVFSGDSPRHNVAHLSGKLIEDKRGIEELIA
- a CDS encoding electron transfer flavoprotein subunit alpha/FixB family protein, which gives rise to MVVADQLQGDMQRIALELLGAARGLAEKLGVKVQALVMGHELGDMPQRLIWNGADEVFVVDQPELKEYTTLTYRRAVISVLKTLPRPPHIVLCGATTIGRDLAPRIAAYFETGLTADCTELDIGDYEHKGKADPAKVGTYNNCLYAIRPSFGESLKARIIGPWKNPQMATARAGVMVPVGEDTTRTGKITAVPVSFEQSDFRVKVIETVRDMSKTVDLTKAKVIVSGGFGLGSADGFSVVSDLASAFKDSAVGSSRKAVDAGWIPYAHQVGQTGKSVRPELYIALGISGAIQHRVGMSNSHTIIAVNKDEKAPIFQFAHYGIVGDLYDVAPILKEQLSKAMKAAGKEA
- a CDS encoding 4Fe-4S dicluster domain-containing protein, which encodes MSRIEYDVLLVGAGPANMALAMRLVELANAPIRIGILDKAKAIGGHLLSGAVSNPRVISKLFPDWDKGEFPLEGICKHSYLSVLGSERWEDVPRPLMPPYFKKEGYAIINISEMAAYMAGKIAEKAAAKEGVVVDMFPGFPARSILFEGDRVVGVKVDNTGSAAEDNLYAKVTVFGEKGFVSRDLIEKFNLRKNGQTYAVGVKEVWETAQSYEGEVWHTLGYPLAAGHLGGGFIYGCKGNKLIIGMVMGADFPDPNIRPPQVLQELKKHPSVQKMIKGGKIIKYGASILPEGGYYSLPEKFAVDGAMLVGDALGVLDVKRFSGVDKAMESGYLAAETLWEAVKKGDTSAAAMAPFKKNLLGGWVGKELFDARYFRKTFHEYPQLLGSFVPKLLDKIDGGAGVIGAAIVTGLLDPFGSLKLIGARTMIENPGDMGPVSYKNDRSYTVPAYTAGKRPVPAGFDETTIYSTADVVFYAHTHYEEDNRHIDEFDTQVCLKCIALYDSHGKDTPCVGDCTAEVHQTLTKEGVRRHAMALENCVQCTTCEIVCPYVNLRVNAAFHGYGPDFTGM